The Malus domestica chromosome 10, GDT2T_hap1 genome contains a region encoding:
- the LOC103430147 gene encoding uncharacterized protein, producing the protein MVLNQSFSRIDTLELKALIVRKIGHQRADKYFDLIRRLFSSKISKCEFDKFCNRIIGRENVNLHNGLIKSILKNACLAKHPPLTGVRKRGCTLNVKVANGYQKDALHSINADAVSPSPDRILSPVNRERKFQDRPSPLGPNGKSQHFSKAQEQQSATELLSFGSRPPVEVASVEDGEEVEQDAGSPAIQSRSPVTAPLGIYLGGSRKSLPNVSVSGAYHPVTCQNSGELPDTRSLRNRLERKLEKEGINVSIDCVNLLNNGLDAYLKRLMEPCIRLGGTRHGSDHLKQVSGSYPYNDGSNGMLRGRHMQRETKSTYATMSDFCASVELNPQMLGVDWPIQLEKIVLRASEE; encoded by the coding sequence ATGGTGCTCAATCAGAGCTTTTCTCGTATCGACACTTTGGAGCTGAAAGCGCTAATTGTGCGAAAGATTGGGCATCAGAGAGCTGACAAATACTTTGATCTGATCAGAAGATTGTTTAGTTCAAAGATTAGCAAGTGCGAATTCGACAAGTTTTGCAATCGGATTATTGGGAGGGAAAATGTCAATCTTCATAACGGGCTTATTAAATCCATCCTCAAGAACGCCTGCCTTGCAAAACATCCGCCCTTGACCGGTGTTCGGAAAAGGGGATGCACCCTTAATGTTAAAGTAGCAAATGGTTATCAGAAGGATGCGCTTCACTCGATTAATGCAGATGCAGTTTCTCCATCCCCTGACAGGATCCTGTCTCCAGTTAATCGAGAACGCAAGTTTCAGGACCGCCCAAGTCCTTTGGGGCCAAATGGAAAGTcccaacatttttcaaaagcacaAGAGCAGCAAAGTGCTACTGAATTGCTTTCTTTTGGAAGCAGGCCGCCTGTTGAAGTTGCCTCTGTAGAAGATGGAGAAGAGGTTGAACAGGATGCAGGAAGCCCAGCTATTCAAAGTAGAAGCCCAGTAACTGCTCCACTCGGTATATATTTGGGTGGATCGCGTAAATCTCTTCCTAATGTATCAGTAAGTGGTGCTTACCACCCTGTGACCTGTCAAAACAGTGGTGAGCTACCTGATACGAGATCCTTAAGAAATCGTTTGGAGCGGAAGTTGGAGAAGGAGGGTATTAATGTCTCTATAGACTGTGTTAACCTCTTGAATAATGGATTGGATGCTTATCTGAAGAGGTTAATGGAACCTTGTATTCGGCTAGGCGGGACAAGGCATGGCAGTGATCACTTAAAACAAGTGAGTGGTTCATATCCGTACAACGATGGTTCAAATGGGATGTTGCGTGGAAGACATATGCAAAGAGAAACAAAATCTACTTATGCAACCATGTCAGATTTTTGTGCATCAGTGGAGCTAAATCCCCAAATGCTTGGCGTAGATTGGCCCATACAGCTCGAGAAGATTGTCTTGCGAGCATCTGAAGAGTGA
- the LOC103430146 gene encoding protein SYM1-like: protein MTAAFRRSTNLTRLLHKNSITDPIAPRRLLQTQTQTQTPSKAYLRFPQVFRKARDYDLSPSVFSSAFSSSKSSVEAPSASKLGFVGWYLGMIQSRPILTKSVTAALIYTAADLSSQTLAKSSLSESYDLVRTARMAGYGMLVLGPSLHFWFNLMSKALPKRDMFSTMKKMAMGQLLYGPTMTSVFFSLNACLQGENGEEIVARLQRDLFPTLLNGVMYWPICDFITFRFIPVHLQPLVSNGFSYLWTIYMTYTAGLEKAGTRTS from the exons ATGACGGCCGCTTTCCGCCGGAGCACCAACCTCACTCGCCTGTTACACAAGAACTCCATCACCGACCCGATCGCGCCCCGGAGACTGctccaaacccaaacccaaacccagaCCCCCTCCAAAGCCTACCTCCGCTTCCCTCAAGTCTTCCGCAAAGCCAGAGACTACGACCTCTCCCCCTCCGTCTTCTCCTCCGCCTTCTCCTCCTCCAAGTCCTCCGTCGAAGCGCCGTCGGCTTCCAAGTTGGGGTTCGTGGGATGGTACCTGGGTATGATCCAGAGCCGCCCCATTTTGACCAAGAGTGTGACCGCGGCGCTTATTTACACCGCCGCCGATTTGTCCTCCCAG ACATTAGCAAAATCATCCTTATCAGAATCTTATGATCTTGTAAGGACAGCGCGCATGGCTGGCTACGGGATGCTGGTTTTGGGTCCGTCGCTGCATTTCTGGTTCAATCTCATGTCGAAAGCTTTGCCGAAACGAGATATGTTTTCGACAATGAAGAAAATGGCAATGGGGCAGCTGCTTTACGGACCTACAATGACGTCTGTTTTCTTCTCCTTGAATGCATGTCTACAAG gtgaaaatggtgaagaaattgTTGCCCGCCTACAGCGAGACTTGTTCCCTACATTGTTAAATGGTGTTATGTACTGGCCAATATGTGATTTTATCACATTCCGATTCATTCCTGTCCATTTACAG CCATTAGTGAGCAACGGATTTTCGTATCTGTGGACCATTTACATGACGTACACGGCAGGCTTGGAGAAAGCTGGCACAAGGACGTCCTAG